CCAACTGACGGATCAACCGCCAGTGCTCGACGCCGAAGCGGTCGCCTTGGCTTATGGCCGCCAGGAGCTGGAGCTGGACGGCGCAGACGAGTCCGGTTCACTGTTGATGAACATGGTCCTCGGCAATGGTGCACGCCTTTACGTGGACCACGCGCATCCTGAATACTCCAGTCCGGAGGTCACCAACCCACGCGACGCCGTGGCATGGGACGCCGCCGGGGATCTGGTGGCCCTGGCCACGGTACGGAAGGTAGCTGCCGACGCCTCGCTCCCGGCGATCAACCTGTACAAGAACAACACTGACAACAAGTCCGTGTCCTATGGCTCGCATGAGAACTACCTCATGCCACGCTCGGTGCCCTTCGGGGACATCATCCGCGGGCTCACGCCTTTCTTCGTCTCCCGCCAGGTCATCTGTGGCGCGGGCCGGGTGGGGCTGGGGCAGGATAGCTCCACGCCCGGTTACCAGATCAGCCAGCGGGCAGACTTCTTCGAAGCAGAAGTGGGACTGGAGACAACCATCCGCCGGCCCATCATCAATACCAGGGACGAGCCCCACGCGACAGCGGACAAGTACCGTCGCCTCCATGTGATCATTGGGGACGCAAACCTCAGCCAGGCCTCCAACTTTTTGAAGTTTGGCACCACGGCCATGGTTCTTAGCCTCATTGAAGCGGGGCAGGCTCCCAGGATCGAGGTTCACGAACCCGTCCAGGCGCTCCAAGCCGTCAGCCACGACACCACGCTGGCCACAACCGTCAGGCTCCTCGACGGAAGGCGGGTAACAGCCCTCGATCTGCAGTGGATGTATTTCGAGGCAGCTTCCAAGCTGGCCCAAGAGACAGGGGTGGCGGATTCCGTCACCGGAGATGGCCACACGCACCAGGTCCTGTCCCAGTGGGAGTCCACGCTGACAACGCTGGGGATTGATCCTGATGCCGCTGCC
The sequence above is a segment of the Arthrobacter sp. StoSoilB22 genome. Coding sequences within it:
- the dop gene encoding depupylase/deamidase Dop, which translates into the protein MRVMGSETEYGIHAPSAPGANATMMSARIIQAYATVTRQRAAGGAETRWDYTDEEPLHDARGWTVDRAAADPSQLTDQPPVLDAEAVALAYGRQELELDGADESGSLLMNMVLGNGARLYVDHAHPEYSSPEVTNPRDAVAWDAAGDLVALATVRKVAADASLPAINLYKNNTDNKSVSYGSHENYLMPRSVPFGDIIRGLTPFFVSRQVICGAGRVGLGQDSSTPGYQISQRADFFEAEVGLETTIRRPIINTRDEPHATADKYRRLHVIIGDANLSQASNFLKFGTTAMVLSLIEAGQAPRIEVHEPVQALQAVSHDTTLATTVRLLDGRRVTALDLQWMYFEAASKLAQETGVADSVTGDGHTHQVLSQWESTLTTLGIDPDAAASTVEWVAKKSLLEGYRNRDGLAWDDARLGLVDLQWSDIRPEKGLYYRLLSRNRMMRVVDEGDITRAVTEPPSDTRAYFRGRCVSRFGKDVVGASWDSVIFDVPGLGKLQRVPTREPLRGTRALTGALFDRHPDAASFLAELLGQTPPPARS